The Erigeron canadensis isolate Cc75 chromosome 1, C_canadensis_v1, whole genome shotgun sequence genome segment GCTGACTCATCAACACACAAACAGCATTGAAAGTAGTACGGATATAACGGGTAATACAGAGCATCCAAAACAAGCATCATTTGGAAATTCAAACAAGAGCTACAATGGGCCTCCGATACTTCTAGATGTTGTCAAGGAGGGTGAGAAGTTTGACTTTTGTATGTGTAATCCTCCTTTTTTCGAGACAATGGAAGAATCAGGGCTTAATCCGAATACATCTTGCGGGGGAACCCCAGCAGAGATGGTTTGCCCTGGTGGAGAACAAGCTTTTGTCAGTCGCATGATACAAGATAGCATTCAACTTAAACAATCTTTCAGGTATCACACATATAGATGTTCTTTTGTAGTCCGGAAAATGCTTCAAAAgctgttttttttatgtaacttTTTACTCTTATCTGTATTATTGTAGGTGGTACACATCAATGGTTggaaaaaaatcaagtttgaaAAGCTTGACATCAAAGCTTCGTGAGGCGGGAGTTACAGTTGTTAAGACTACTGAATTTGTTCAAGGTCAAACATGTCGATGGGGAATTGCGTGGTCGTTTGTTCCTCCAATTAAGAAGATAATATCATCTCATGTGGCCTCAAAGAATGTCCTCACCTTCATGCTTGAGGTTTGCATATATTTCTCTAAAAACATGAACCGTTATATTTTACAGCACctgttacatttttttttactttctaacTGTTCATTTATTGAGTTTGGAGAATCTGCATAGCTGCTTGAACTTGTAATTGATCAAGTCCATTATAATTTTATCTGCTTAAACAGATGTCATGATGGCAtgccaatatatataaatatgttatatatgtaagaACACCATTCAATAAAAGATATAACAAGTAAATTAACTATTAACTAATcaatacaagaaagaaaaatagaacagaaacataaaacagaaaagaAGAAGGCAAAACGGGATGAGGGTTCTGTTAAACAGAGGGGCCTTAAGACTGATTTCGGGCTACCTAAGTAAACCCGTCAGTTTCccagggtacaacagccaaagcagtATGTACTGCCGGAGTAAACCAACAACCCGGAATTTACCTTCAAGAACAACTTGAAGAGAAGTGAAAGAGAAGAGTTGATGATCCAGATTTTTGAAGTGTTAGTGTTATATTTTTGTTGTTAATCTGATTCATATATATCAGATTTTCTTTAAGTGGAAGACACATGTTAACTTTAGAAAGTTAACAACACCTTAACACTAGGTGTCACTTGCTGAACTAAGGCAAGTGTTATTCCAGGTGTTAAACCAGGAATAAACCAACCCACTTAAGCCATAACAACAAAATACTGAGCCACCATTATGAGCCATGGAAGCCATAATCAAGCCACACCGAACTAGCCAAAAATAAAGACGGCTCAATAGCGGCTCGCGGCAATGCGAGCGTGCTAAGTGCGCCACTAAAACGccacattacgcctcatcgcCCACGCCCCCGGTCTCGGGCGCGTCGGGTGCTTCGCACCCTCGcccacttggggtgtagccccttataaggaattataattccgacaacactcctccttataaatacacttaatgtttattcttctaccaatgtgggacaaactcacattagttaattactctttcaactccttttaacatatctattaacttggatattctatgttattacataaaatttccaacaatatatatatatatagtttagtttTCTTGTGAAAGTAATAATATGTCTTTTATGGAGTAATAGCTTGATAGTAGAGATTATTTGactctttgctaaataaactatgtttttaaaaatagaaaatatatagGCATTATTCTCTAATTATATCGGCCATGGTAATATATCATCCTGATTTTACAGTATAACTTTGCTTATGCTTCAGGGAATCCAACGCAAGTTCAGTGCATTTCATGTTCTCAACTCAATTGAATCCTTCTTTCAAGCGAGTGGTGCATCTAGTAATAAAAATGCTGccttattttttattgatgtaaGGCTAAAGGCTCAACTACATGTTAATTTAGCTAAAAACTTCAGCTATCTTTTCTCCTGTAAGTCCTTTGACTCAATATTTTGATGAAATTTAGATACACGCAACCATGTCTGACTGCAAAGAAATCTTGAAGAATAACTCTGGGAATTTGAAGGAAATTGAGTGGGGTGAGGGATTGAATGTTTTGCATTTTCGTGTAACGGTAAGTATGCTATTAGTTATCGATTATATCTTGCTGCTATTTGTGGATCCGTTTGTGATGATATTTTCTTTGCCTTGTTTATAGGTCTTTGAGCAGATTCCTGGCACCCTTTTAGTTAGAGGATCCTTGAAACCTGGAGAGACCTCCGTGCCAGGTTTTCTTTTGTTCTTGAGTAATATATTATTTAgatactaaaataataatattaagttTAAACATCTGAGGTTTACATAACACCCAAAAAAGAATGACTATGAAAGTGATAGCATGAATATGAAATTTATTAGCAGTTTATGATCAAGCggaaattaaaactaatattattagtctgaataaaaaatatgtaaatctTGTCCCTGATGGTTTTGCTGCTGAAAGACGTTATCgtgtcacttttttttttcagggTTACTTTCGTCAATATTCCTGCAGGTGGAAGATGCTTTGAGAAAAGAGTTTTGTCCAAAAAAGGTTTCTTCACAAATTTTGAACTAGTATCATGTATAATTTAGCATTCAACTCCTTTTATGACATATATTCATCAGAAAGAAattttcatcaattttttttttctctatataaGCTAATCAAACAACGCCTGCTTATGTTGATGAAGAAATTGTTTTAGATTTTCCTGTCATATGTACCACCCAATAGCCTGTAACTCTGTAAGGTATGTTGAGGGAAGTAACTGGTTCTAAACTTCTAATAGGTATCAATCTTGAGTCTTGACCCATCTGGTTATGAATAGGTGGATATAGGTGGCAATCTTGAGTCTTGGCCCATCTAGTCCTGAATAGGTTGATATGGGTTGTTTCACCTCTAATGGATCAAATGGGTAAAATGAAAATTGGTCAAATGGGTTACAAGTTTTCCAAAGAGTATTTTCAACggataaaataatttatttccAGTATTTTAGATTATTTCTGAAGTGCTATAGTATTTCTTATCATATTTGACATGCAAACTATTTTGGGAAATCTAGGAAGTTGGGCTAAAAGTGTAGTGGGTCAATCAAACCATAGCCCAACTGTTTCGTCCCAtgaaaaatttatatgttttgatcCATTGCCCTATATCGACCCAACCGTTTGGTAACGTGGTTGTTGATAGTTGCCTGCACTAGCACTTTGGTTTATGTGACCTGAGCGAAGGCTCGAGTTGCTTGGACGCTAGAGTAGGGGGCACTATGTTAGGTTGGCTTCTCTTCAATTCTTGCCCTTGTAAACCCAATGCAACCATCAACAAATTCCTCATCTATGAAATTTATGGATAAAATCTGGAGAGGATGGGCACAAATTTGTGCATTAAACAATCTTTTATAACCATGAATCTGGTTGGTAACCGGTTTCACACACACAACTGGGTTATCAGTCTAGGGTGTTACAGTATTCTCCACTCTGTAGAAGAATTTTCAGGAAGTGGCAGGTTGCTGTTGACTCAAATACTTCATATTACTCTTGAACTTTGTTGCTGGTAAAGTGGTAAATCAGTGTTGATCCAGTTATCCCTCAAGTAACCTGAACTCCATAACAGGCACCCCTCTTTTAGCTCTGGTATCTGGGGCTTCCAAATACATGAATCCGGTTGGTAACCGGTTTCACACACACAACCAGGTTATCACTTATCAGCCTGGGGTGTAACAGTATTCTCTATTCTCCACTCTGTAGAAGTAATTACGGGAAGTGAC includes the following:
- the LOC122585743 gene encoding RNA N6-adenosine-methyltransferase mettl16 isoform X1; this translates as MGKKRKREEEKHPRNRYSDNPPDFSELASLYPSFGSYVFYSRDGKPKIDWKDFNATRELTRVLLLHHHSVTWWIPDGQLCPTVPNRSNYIHWIEDLLSSNIIPNTRQDNSLVKGLDIGTGANCIYPLLGASLLGWSFVGTDVTDVALEWADWNVKNNPHISELIEIRKVDFEQELTHQHTNSIESSTDITGNTEHPKQASFGNSNKSYNGPPILLDVVKEGEKFDFCMCNPPFFETMEESGLNPNTSCGGTPAEMVCPGGEQAFVSRMIQDSIQLKQSFRWYTSMVGKKSSLKSLTSKLREAGVTVVKTTEFVQGQTCRWGIAWSFVPPIKKIISSHVASKNVLTFMLEGIQRKFSAFHVLNSIESFFQASGASSNKNAALFFIDIHATMSDCKEILKNNSGNLKEIEWGEGLNVLHFRVTVFEQIPGTLLVRGSLKPGETSVPGLLSSIFLQVEDALRKEFCPKKVSSQILN
- the LOC122585743 gene encoding RNA N6-adenosine-methyltransferase mettl16 isoform X2; its protein translation is MGKKRKREEEKHPRNRYSDNPPDFSELASLYPSFGSYVFYSRDGKPKIDWKDFNATRELTRVLLLHHHSVTWWIPDGQLCPTVPNRSNYIHWIEDLLSSNIIPNTRQDNSLVKGLDIGTGANCIYPLLGASLLGWSFVGTDVTDVALEWADWNVKNNPHISELIEIRKVDFEQELTHQHTNSIESSTDITGNTEHPKQASFGNSNKSYNGPPILLDVVKEGEKFDFCMCNPPFFETMEESGLNPNTSCGGTPAEMVCPGGEQAFVSRMIQDSIQLKQSFRWYTSMVGKKSSLKSLTSKLREAGVTVVKTTEFVQGQTCRWGIAWSFVPPIKKIISSHVASKNVLTFMLEGIQRKFSAFHVLNSIESFFQASGASSNKNAALFFIDIHATMSDCKEILKNNSGNLKEIEWGEGLNVLHFRVTVFEQIPGTLLVRGSLKPGETSVPGLLSSIFLQVEDALRKEFCPKKVN